The Porites lutea chromosome 11, jaPorLute2.1, whole genome shotgun sequence genome includes a region encoding these proteins:
- the LOC140952303 gene encoding uncharacterized protein, producing MFYRFLNGRIGLRLRVAVVAGLRKRILLNQIPQRYNRGCLYSTSAEPARQTETTEDEDEPKSWRENPHLKYWILGTLGISGTIYYYVRKNHETKRVIVKSFPPVPTHYAHPRERELSDLLSLHNQLKKGGTPTVLNIVGSPGSGKTQLARLFAEKLFEDEEKSFHFLPGNLLYGTVNASSLDSFLFDIKRFAISVGCLESDWTSKAGEGVQFNSLSKIKQLDCFVEAVREKLHNSQAWILILENLKDTDILNQWFSSDSRKIWGNGTILVAREMNARRDSLVNNTYNVDEGMGADDGVILLSKLSGFDEEKMTAGTDVVKLLNGNPLALTSAGHYMQSKAARNPDYSCADFLNEVQHNLQKFASAKSNSELDVLRVVVAMETKNLVQENPHLLHTFDFLGTCNPDWPVPLTLIALHLRTPDFSLPPVTGSGPVLPSQQQSSDAEKEDSTGEAEEMFLSIKRLAKNLESFMTAVKNNIEAIKAMLNPELPDMPQMSDGVVEMLKACPLLSVVKIENMGVETVVISPLVHSVFQQLFLSRTMYLLEAKYLKQAEDKHNSSSWFRRLWSFDAQRTLQEYRNSLGEVSRNLPVTQPDHAPDKVALPPFSGPDVSQLLADNEVEGKEEYRKIKPQDAVRHCQQHTARILKTVNGVASVCGQDNQTRTLARLLRPHLDHILAAGTSKSLGPRSRAHTISAVASIDASFGNLESSRGLLEEALRIETELYGESSLEVASTLTRLADIYSSLDDLARCRELLERALHIYEAQRKKFGEYKQPLDYARTLSALGATYGNLGFKERSRDYIERAFSFMQSAAPTNPDEVETRRFTSDVASTLTDLGHAYLSLGETMPARRFLDMALNGHKTIHGDEHPEVVRTLTVLGIAYTMQGNWPEARKMRKEAGKLQAKLDAKPSI from the exons ATGTTTTACCGTTTTTTAAATGGACGAATTGGGCTTCGTTTGCGAGTTGCAGTCGTAGCAGGGCTCCGCAAAAGAATTTTGCTTAACCAAATTCCGCAAAGATACAACAGAGGCTGTTTATATTCTACTTCAGCTGAACCTGCAAGGCAAACAGAAACAACCGAAGACGAAGATGAACCGAAATCGTGGAGAGAGAACCCACATTTGAAGTATTGGATTCTTGGTACTCTTGGCATATCTGGCACAATTTATTACTACGTTCGTAAGAATCACGAAACGAAACGAGTGATAGTCAAGTCTTTCCCCCCTGTCCCCACTCACTATGCACATCCACGTGAAAGAGAGCTTTCAGATCTTTTATCTCTCCATAATCAACTCAAAAAAGGCGGAACACCGACTGTTTTAAATATTGTTGGCAGCCCAGGCTCTGGTAAAACCCAGCTAGCTCGGTTATTTGCAGAGAAACTTTTCGAAGATGAAGAGAAAAGCTTTCACTTTCTTCCAGGAAACCTTTTGTATGGAACAGTTAATGCTTCGTCTCTAGATAGCTTTCTTTTTGACATTAAAAGATTTGCAATTTCTGTTGGCTGCCTTGAGAGTGACTGGACTTCAAAAGCAGGAGAAGGGGTGCAGTTCAATAGTTTGTCCAAAATTAAGCAGTTAGATTGCTTTGTAGAAGCAGTAAGAGAAAAACTTCACAATAGCCAAGCATGGATCCTCATTTTGGAGAATTTAAAGGACACTGATATTTTGAATCAATGGTTTTCTAGTgattcaaggaaaatttggGGAAATGGAACTATCCTTGTTGCTAGGGAAATGAATGCCAGAAGAGATTCGTTGGTTAACAATACCTACAATGTTGATGAAGG AATGGGTGCTGATGATGGAGTGATACTTCTATCTAAGTTAAGTGGGTTTGATGAAGAGAAAATGACAGCAGGAACAGATGTTGTTAAACTACTGAATGGTAACCCTCTAGCTCTTACAAGTGCTGGCCATTACATGCAATCAAAAGCTGCTAGAAACCCTGATTATTCCTGTGCAGACTTTCTAAACGAGGTACAACACAATTTGCAGAAGTTTGCAAGTGCAAAGTCTAATTCGGAGTTGGACGTCTTGCGTGTAGTCGTTGCCATGGAAACCAAAAATCTTGTCCAAGAAAATCCCCATCTTCTCCACACTTTTGACTTTCTTGGCACATGCAACCCTGATTGGCCAGTTCCATTGACACTAATTGCACTGCATTTAAGGACGCCTGATTTTAGCCTTCCTCCAGTGACTGGAAGTGGACCTGTGCTGCCAAGCCAACAGCAGTCCAGCGATGCTGAAAAGGAAGACAGTACAGGAGAAGCAGAAGAGATGTTTTTGTCCATCAAGAGGCTCGCTAAGAATTTAGAGTCCTTTATGACTgcagtgaaaaataatataGAGGCTATCAAGGCAATGCTCAATCCTGAGCTTCCAGATATGCCTCAGATGTCTGATGGGGTGGTTGAGATGTTAAAGGCATGTCCATTGCTGTCTGTggtgaaaatagaaaacatgg GTGTGGAGACAGTGGTCATTAGTCCTCTGGTGCATTCAGTCTTTCAGCAACTCTTCTTGTCCAGGACAATGTACCTTCTTGAAGCTAAATACCTGAAACAAGCAGAAGACAAGCATAACTCAAGCTCGTGGTTTCGCCGCTTGTGGAGTTTTGACGCCCAGAGGACCCTCCAAGAATACCGCAATTCCCTCGGAGAAGTGTCACGCAATCTGCCTGTCACCCAACCAGACCACGCCCCTGATAAAGTAGCCCTCCCACCCTTCTCAGGGCCAGATGTCAGCCAGTTGCTGGCAGATAATGAGGTGGAGGGAAAAGAAGAATACAGAAAAATTAAGCCTCAAGACGCAGTTCGCCACTGTCAACAACACACAGCGCGTATTCTGAAAACAGTCAATGGCGTAGCTTCTGTATGTGGGCAGGACAATCAAACACGCACACTCGCCCGACTCCTCAGGCCTCATCTTGATCACATCTTAGCCGCTGGAACATCGAAGAGCCTGGGTCCTAGGAGTCGCGCCCATACAATTTCGGCTGTAGCATCCATAGACGCTTCTTTCGGAAATCTGGAGTCCAGTCGAGGATTACTGGAAGAGGCGCTGAGAATTGAAACAGAGCTGTATGGTGAATCGAGTCTGGAGGTGGCGTCCACTCTGACGCGCTTAGCTGACATTTACAGCTCATTAGACGATCTAGCGAGGTGTCGAGAGCTTCTAGAAAGGGCACTTCACATTTACGAAGCTCAACGAAAGAAATTTGGTGAATACAAACAGCCGCTTGATTATGCCCGCACTCTTTCTGCCTTGGGTGCTACATACGGGAACTTAGGCTTTAAGGAGAGAAGTCGCGACTACATTGAACGAGCCTTCTCGTTTATGCAGTCAGCGGCACCTACCAACCCAGATGAAGTAGAAACCCGCAGATTCACAAGCGATGTGGCCAGCACGCTCACTGATCTAGGGCATGCGTACCTTTCTCTCGGCGAAACCATGCCGGCGCGGCGATTTCTGGACATGGCTTTAAACGGACATAAGACCATTCATGGTGATGAGCACCCGGAGGTTGTGAGAACTCTAACAGTTCTTGGTATTGCTTACACCATGCAGGGAAATTGGCCCGAGGCCAGGAAAATGAGGAAAGAGGCTGGCAAGCTTCAGGCGAAGCTTGATGCAAAACCTTCGATATAG